Proteins found in one Candidatus Woesearchaeota archaeon genomic segment:
- a CDS encoding nucleotidyltransferase domain-containing protein: protein MKTKDIKTRVKEYFFLHPTIKLRVRHIERELKLPLPSVIRYTKELEQERILKRTEIANITLYSADRTSKNYLLEKKLFNIRQLHTSGLLDFLVEELSNPPIAVFGSYARGEDTEQSDIDLYIETPSKKKINIEKYEKILQRKIQLFIYKNIHELKNKDLANNILNGIRINGFMDVFT, encoded by the coding sequence ATGAAAACAAAAGATATCAAAACGAGGGTGAAAGAATACTTTTTCCTCCACCCCACCATAAAGTTGCGTGTGCGGCACATCGAACGGGAGCTCAAACTGCCGCTTCCTTCAGTTATCCGGTACACCAAAGAATTAGAACAAGAGCGTATTCTGAAGCGTACAGAAATAGCAAATATTACTCTCTATTCCGCAGACAGAACTTCTAAAAACTATCTTCTTGAAAAAAAGTTATTCAATATTCGCCAACTGCATACATCTGGGCTGCTTGATTTTCTCGTAGAAGAGCTTAGTAATCCACCGATTGCCGTATTTGGCTCCTATGCACGGGGAGAAGATACCGAACAGAGTGACATCGACCTCTATATTGAGACTCCTTCAAAAAAGAAAATCAACATAGAAAAATACGAAAAAATTCTCCAGCGAAAAATTCAGCTATTCATCTATAAAAATATCCACGAATTGAAAAACAAAGACCTTGCAAACAACATACTCAATGGAATAAGAATAAACGGCTTTATGGATGTATTCACATGA
- a CDS encoding ATP-binding protein, translated as MGEQSVKAQVISGEVGRIVARQKAGEQIELGELMVAEHPAWPNEKMLLQAYGLFYGSQISQQNLELISGLELEENVPADIMDANVRAYTLALLKNVLTLTNNEPCLSKTLPPFLAKIRTLTKDDVSFLTKPKNALFMGRLRSGSKTVDADIFLPGDKVLSHHVLIAATTGRGKSNLTSCMLWDSIDKDYCGILVLDPHDEYYGRTGPGLKDHERSERVVYYAPYPPPGGRTLKINLETLRPTHFNGVIDWSQPQREAMDAYFRKYGRQWIEAIILEKPLEEKTKYPMFFEGTIGVIKRRMLGMLNLEFQQNQLFCNGVFDLTAGATTVKDIGDALERGGKVIIDTSLFSGAVEILIGSIIAHEVLDRYRHYKTKGILQDKPVISIILEEAPRVLGKEILEKSSNIFSTIAREGRKFNVGLIAITQLPSLIPRSILANMNTKIILGLEMAPERQAIIESAAQDLSEDNRTIASLDKGEAIITSTFARFAIPIKIPLFSEMVKEKKQMQQSFEGVRFG; from the coding sequence ATGGGAGAACAGAGCGTCAAGGCACAGGTGATTTCCGGCGAAGTCGGCCGAATTGTTGCACGCCAAAAAGCAGGGGAGCAGATTGAGCTCGGTGAACTGATGGTTGCCGAGCATCCGGCGTGGCCGAATGAAAAAATGCTTCTTCAGGCCTACGGCTTATTTTACGGCAGCCAGATAAGCCAGCAAAATCTCGAGCTGATTTCCGGCCTTGAGCTGGAAGAAAACGTGCCCGCAGATATTATGGACGCAAACGTCCGCGCATACACACTCGCACTGCTGAAAAATGTGCTCACGCTTACGAACAATGAGCCGTGCTTGAGCAAAACACTGCCACCATTTCTCGCGAAAATACGCACGCTCACGAAAGACGATGTCTCATTTCTGACCAAGCCAAAAAATGCCTTGTTTATGGGGCGGCTCCGTTCAGGGTCAAAAACGGTTGACGCAGACATTTTTCTGCCCGGCGACAAAGTGTTAAGCCATCATGTGCTCATCGCAGCGACAACAGGAAGAGGAAAAAGCAACCTGACCTCGTGCATGCTCTGGGACAGCATTGACAAGGACTACTGCGGCATTCTCGTGCTGGATCCCCACGACGAATATTATGGCAGAACCGGACCCGGGCTGAAAGACCATGAAAGAAGTGAGCGCGTGGTGTATTACGCCCCGTATCCGCCGCCCGGCGGCAGAACGCTGAAAATAAATCTTGAAACCCTCCGGCCGACACATTTCAACGGTGTTATTGATTGGAGCCAACCGCAACGAGAAGCTATGGACGCCTACTTCAGAAAATACGGCAGGCAGTGGATAGAAGCAATCATTCTCGAAAAGCCGCTTGAGGAAAAAACAAAATATCCAATGTTCTTTGAAGGCACCATCGGTGTCATTAAGCGCAGGATGCTCGGCATGCTCAATCTTGAGTTCCAGCAAAACCAACTGTTCTGCAATGGCGTGTTTGATTTGACTGCAGGCGCAACAACAGTGAAAGATATTGGCGACGCATTGGAACGGGGAGGAAAAGTCATTATTGACACATCATTATTTTCCGGCGCTGTGGAGATACTTATCGGGAGTATTATTGCGCACGAAGTGCTTGATCGGTATCGCCATTACAAAACAAAAGGGATACTTCAGGACAAGCCAGTCATTTCAATAATTCTTGAAGAAGCGCCGCGCGTGCTCGGCAAAGAGATTTTGGAAAAAAGCAGCAATATTTTTTCCACCATCGCCCGCGAAGGACGAAAATTCAACGTCGGGCTTATTGCGATAACCCAGCTTCCATCGTTGATTCCCCGGTCGATACTTGCGAACATGAACACCAAAATTATTTTGGGGCTGGAAATGGCGCCGGAACGGCAGGCGATTATCGAATCCGCAGCGCAGGACTTGAGTGAAGATAATAGAACGATTGCATCACTCGACAAAGGCGAAGCGATTATCACCAGCACGTTCGCACGGTTTGCGATACCGATAAAGATACCACTCTTTTCAGAGATGGTAAAGGAGAAAAAGCAGATGCAACAAAGTTTTGAAGGCGTGCGGTTTGGGTGA
- a CDS encoding exonuclease SbcCD subunit D, protein MLTFAHLADTHIGSWRDEKMRQLSVAAFTKAVDICVQENVDFVLISGDFFDTSIPPIDKIKSAVIQLKRLKEKNILVYMISGSHDHSPSGKTMLDVLEEAGLFVNVVKGTIVDNKLRLAFTIDQKTGTRITGMLGKRGTLEKSFYEQLDREFLEQEIKGKQGHHIFMFHSALNEFKPENNQAQESMPVSLLPRGFNYYAGGHVHMVFHRDETANGYGIITYPGPTFPCDFKEIEELKRGGMYIVTFDGTSTRAVWKQIEVVPVESITISCNHQSAEATEEELRKKIAACEHAGTIRNCIITIRIAGTLRAGKLSDIRFNDIIEHLYHTGAFFVMKNTSAVTSPEFEEIKRKPEQTVEQIQESAINEHLGQIPIEGLGKEEEKELTKKLLGIFSAEKNEGETTADFEKRMVEQTDAVCKEFFDV, encoded by the coding sequence ATGCTCACCTTCGCCCACCTTGCTGACACGCACATCGGCAGTTGGCGTGATGAAAAAATGCGCCAGTTGAGCGTTGCTGCGTTCACCAAAGCAGTTGATATCTGCGTCCAAGAAAACGTTGATTTTGTGCTCATCTCCGGCGATTTTTTTGATACCAGCATTCCGCCGATTGACAAAATAAAATCCGCCGTCATCCAGCTGAAGAGGCTCAAGGAAAAAAATATTCTTGTGTACATGATTTCCGGCAGCCATGACCATTCACCGAGCGGCAAAACAATGCTTGACGTGCTGGAAGAAGCCGGACTATTTGTGAATGTGGTTAAAGGTACGATTGTCGATAATAAATTACGCCTTGCATTCACTATTGACCAAAAAACAGGGACAAGAATAACAGGTATGCTCGGAAAACGCGGCACGCTTGAAAAAAGTTTTTATGAACAACTCGACCGCGAATTTCTCGAACAAGAAATAAAAGGAAAACAAGGTCACCACATTTTCATGTTCCACAGCGCGCTCAATGAATTCAAACCAGAAAACAATCAGGCGCAGGAATCAATGCCCGTATCCTTGCTGCCGCGTGGATTCAACTATTACGCCGGAGGCCATGTGCATATGGTTTTCCATCGCGATGAAACAGCCAATGGTTATGGAATTATTACCTATCCTGGCCCGACGTTTCCCTGTGACTTCAAAGAGATCGAGGAACTCAAGCGAGGAGGGATGTATATTGTCACGTTTGACGGCACCTCCACACGCGCTGTGTGGAAACAAATTGAAGTTGTTCCGGTAGAAAGCATAACTATTTCGTGCAACCATCAAAGTGCGGAAGCAACCGAAGAGGAACTGCGGAAAAAGATTGCTGCATGCGAACACGCCGGCACCATCAGAAATTGTATTATCACCATTCGTATTGCCGGCACTCTACGGGCAGGAAAACTAAGTGACATCCGGTTCAATGATATCATCGAACACCTGTATCATACCGGTGCTTTTTTCGTCATGAAAAACACCTCGGCAGTCACGTCGCCGGAATTTGAGGAAATAAAAAGAAAGCCAGAACAAACCGTTGAGCAGATTCAGGAATCAGCAATCAATGAGCACCTCGGTCAAATACCTATTGAAGGGTTAGGCAAGGAAGAGGAAAAGGAACTGACCAAAAAACTGCTCGGCATATTTTCCGCAGAGAAAAACGAAGGCGAAACAACGGCTGACTTTGAGAAGCGCATGGTGGAACAGACCGATGCGGTGTGTAAGGAATTCTTTGATGTGTAG